The Natrinema salaciae genome includes a window with the following:
- the msrB gene encoding peptide-methionine (R)-S-oxide reductase MsrB: protein MSNEADQLPTSDDEWRDRLSDEEYRILREAGTETPFSGEYVDHKADGTYACVGCGAELFDSETKFESGCGWPSFYDTDDDRIETRTDTSHGMRRTEVLCANCGGHLGHVFEDGPNPTGKRYCINSAALEFDDE from the coding sequence ATGAGCAACGAGGCAGATCAGCTTCCGACGAGCGACGACGAGTGGCGCGACCGGCTGAGCGACGAGGAGTACCGAATCCTCCGCGAGGCGGGCACCGAAACGCCGTTCAGCGGCGAGTACGTCGATCACAAGGCGGACGGAACGTACGCCTGTGTCGGCTGCGGGGCCGAACTGTTCGACTCCGAAACGAAGTTCGAGTCCGGCTGTGGCTGGCCGAGCTTCTACGACACCGACGACGACCGGATCGAAACCCGAACCGACACCAGCCACGGGATGCGCCGCACCGAAGTCCTGTGTGCCAACTGCGGCGGCCACCTCGGCCACGTCTTCGAAGACGGCCCCAATCCGACGGGCAAGCGCTACTGCATCAACTCCGCCGCCCTCGAGTTCGACGACGAATAA